The genomic interval GCAGGTACCTCATATACTTCTGGCCCTTCATCCTGATCATATTCCTCATCTTCTTCCTCAGGCTCCCCGTGGACATCTCCCTCCTCCTCACCGCCGTGATCGTGACCCTCTACGCGAGGCCAGAGAGGAAGGACTTGAAGGAGGGGCTGAAGTTCGCCTTCTCGATCAAGATACTGGCGGTGGTCCTAGCGGTGACCATGTTCACCCAGTACGTCTACGATAGCAGGGCCGCCGAGGCCCTCTACCGCTTCATGACCTCCAGGAACATACCTCCCCTCCCCCTCTGCTTCCTCATAACATTCGTGATAGGGGTCACCACGGCGGGCGAGTACGTGTACACTGGCACGGCCCTGCCGCTCCTCAGCACGATAATAGGCACCTCATCGGGTATAAAGGACATATACCTTCTCACGAGCTACGCTGGCGGTTACTTCGGGGTCATGCTCTCACCCGTTCACCTCTGCCTGGTCCTGACGCTCGAGTACTACGGTGCCAGGTACTCCGGGGT from Candidatus Korarchaeota archaeon NZ13-K carries:
- a CDS encoding DUF401 family protein yields the protein RYLIYFWPFILIIFLIFFLRLPVDISLLLTAVIVTLYARPERKDLKEGLKFAFSIKILAVVLAVTMFTQYVYDSRAAEALYRFMTSRNIPPLPLCFLITFVIGVTTAGEYVYTGTALPLLSTIIGTSSGIKDIYLLTSYAGGYFGVMLSPVHLCLVLTLEYYGARYSGVYRYLVPATLLSLAITFSLALPLQGGLA